From Coregonus clupeaformis isolate EN_2021a unplaced genomic scaffold, ASM2061545v1 scaf0112, whole genome shotgun sequence:
ATGGAATCCCGCGGCGGACGGTACATGTTACAGTGGTGCCGTGACTCAGATCCCAGAGTTGATGTCTATCATCTGCTGAGGTTGCTGCGGAAAAGAAGGAGGTCAGAGGGAGGTGCATGTAGAGGATGGTAGCTAACGGATGCTAGCTTAGCATCACACATTGACACAATGATGATGATGTCACCTTCCCGGAGACCTGAGGTAGTGTCTCCCCCGTACCACAACAGCTCAGTTTTCTGTTTCTATAGCAGTATTAACGGAGACTATGGAGTACATTGTGTTGTTGTGAAACATGGTATCGAATCCTGGAGCGGACTGGTACATGTTACATGTGCGTGTCTTTGTGTTAGCTCAGCATACAGTGCTGTGCCATGAAATGTTCAGCTTCATCATTCTTCCACTTCTTCTGCCTTATTCTTCTGCTTACTTTGGTGTTGAGTTTTCCTGtaagtgtggttgtgtgtgtttgtgtgtgtgtgtgtgtgtgtgtgtgtgtgtgtgtgtgtgtgtgtgtgtgtgtgtgtgtgtgtgtgtgtgtaactgccCCCTGGTGTTTGTATGAGGTGTATGAGTTGTGTTGACGTCTGTGTCTCCACAGAGCCCCCGGTCACCATCACCAAGCTGCTGGACGACGTGCACGTAGTGGTGGGAGAGAAGGTGGAGTTTGAGTgtgaggtgtcagaggaaggagcCAACGTCAAATGGTGAGGGACTCATACTAATACCCTTTTTAGTCAAATGACTAAGTAACTAATCAatcaatctatctatctatcaatctCTGTTACAGCTgtggcatttgtgtgtgtatgtgtctctcacAACTGTTAAACACTAtttctatgtctgtgtgtgtttcaccCATTCTCaggatgaaagatggagttgagcTGACCAAGGATGGGAAGTACAGGATAAAGAAGGATGGGAAGAAACACACTCTGGTCATCAGTGAAGCAACCATAGAGGACATCGGAATGTACTATGTTTACACTAACGGGGGAGAATCCAAAGGAGAACTGGAAGTGGAAGGTACCACTTTCAGATATCATACAGTATACTAAAAAAGTTAATTTTTTATTAACTTCATTTTCGGAAGAGTCCGAaatgctttctctctctgctttcttttctgtctctttctgctttcttttctgtctctttctgttttcttttctgtctctttctgctTTATTTTCTGTatctttccctctccttcccttcatctctgCCCCTGGTGCTCAGCCAAGGAGCTGGAGGTTCTGCAGAGTATAGCTGACCTGTCGGTGAAGGCGTGTGAACAGGCCGTGTTCAAGTGTGAGGTGTCTGATGAGAAGGTGGTGGGCAAGTGGTTCAAGGACGGTGTGGAGGTCAAACCCGGCAACCGCATCAAGATGTCACACATCGGAAGGTATGGCGTCACATTGCTGGGGCTTTGGGGGGTCATTGAGTTTAAATAACTTCAGACAGGCTTGAACATCCTCAAATTCTCCTTCTCCATGGGACCTTGTCAGTACAGTACATATTCTATTTTTGACTTGATTTTGCATTATGGAGCATGTTGCAAGGGTAACTGTGCTTTGCATAATTGTGGGTCACTGCGAGTGTCTGTTGTCTCCTTGGTAACATTGGGTTGCCGTTTGTTCTCCAGGATCCACAAGCTGACGATTGATGACGTGAAGCCGCAGGACGAAGGAAACTACACCTTTGTCCCTGAAGGATACGCACTCTCCCTCTCCGCTAAACTCAACTTcattggtgagagagagagagagagagactctcctAAGTTTTACTGAGTACAATGAAGCAGAGCCTACATTTAAATGATACTGATTCATGTGTTTTCCCTGTTTCCCTCAGAAATCAAGATTGACTATGTTCCACGCCAAGGTAGGTGTGGCTATTGTCTCCTATCATCCGTTGGCGTTACCTATTTATTACACTGTATTTAATACTGTGATAATCACCCAGGACCACCCGTCCCTCACTGACATTCCTCCGCCCCTCACAGACCCTCCCAAAATTCACCTGGACACCAGTAGCACGGGCAGCAAGAACACTATTGTTGTGGTGGCTGGCAACAAGCTCCGCCTTGATGTGGAGATCACAGGAGAGCCTGTCCCCACCGTGTGTTGGATGAAAGGAGACACTGTGAGGATCTAGTATTTCTGTTACatcctcctcacacacacacatcaaacccCTGCCCCAGCATGCCTCTCTAAGGAAGGGGGGCATCAAAGGCAGGGTGTCACTCACATTAACCAACCATTAGACCATGCAAGACTCTGAGAGAAAGATGAAATAGTGTGTCCAGGTTACACCCAGTAGCTGAATCACCAGACAGTGTCAGTCCAGTAGTCTAAGTGCCCTCCCTGTTCCTGTCTCTAGGTGATATCGGAGGCGGAGGGCAGAGTGAGGGTGGAGACCAGGACCACTCTGAGCAGCTTTGTCATTGAGGGGGCGGAGAGGCCAGACGAGGGCCGGTACTCCATCATAGTGACCAACCCAGCCGGAGAGGACAGGGCTGAGCTCACCATCAAGATCGTTGGTCAgtggtactctctctctcctctctcccctctctctttccagtcTACTACTCTCCCCTCTTCACTTCTGTCCCCTTGCCTTTCCTGCTCTCCTCTTTCCCCCAcatctccctgctctctcctttttctctctctataaTTTGTTCTCCCCTTCTTATGCAATAGAGGTaaacatatatttaaaaaacaattCAGTAAGAGTGATTCAATAATAGATGTGACATTAATTGACATTAAGTTAGAACCCATTCTGAGCTGGTGAGAACATAGCCACCCCTATGTCCTGTCCTGACTgtttctcctgtcccctccagaTGTGCCTAACCCTCCAGAGAACGTCAAGTGTATGGGAGTTGGCGAGGACACAGCCACCATTACATGGGATCCCCCCAAATTTGATGGGGGTTCGCCCGTCAAAGGTGCACCTTTCCTATTTTTACATCTATCTATTAAGCTATCAATCTCTCTTTCCTCATGGTTATCAGCTATCTGTTAATCTCTCTCATTACATTGGTAAAATCTAATGATGTCGTTCTGTGATGATGTCGCTCTATGATTATGTAATGTCGCTCTGTGATGTCACTCTGATGATGTCAGACTGTAATGATGTAATGTTGCTCTGTGATGATGTCACTCGCAGGCTACCTGATGGAGAGGAAGAAGCAGGGTTCCTCCAGGTGGACCAAGCTGAACTTTGAGGTGTTTGAGTCAACCACGTACGAGGCTAAGAAGATGATTGAGGGTGTTTTTTATGAGATGAGGGTGTTTGCTGTCAATGGGATCGGCATCTCCCAGCCCAGCGGCAACTCCAAGCCCTTCATGCCCATCGGTGGGTAGACACTTATTACTAGAGCAGTGGAGAGGAGCCTTTCAATCTCCTGATACTCTACTTATACAGTttacctctgtcttcctctccttttatctattctctctctgcctctgtctctcagcCCCTACCAGTGAGCCCACTCGTCTGACGGTGGAGGATGTGACAGACAGCACCTGTGCCCTGAAGTGGCGTCCACCAGAGAGGGTTGGAGCAGGGGGCGTTGACGGGTACATAATCGAGTGGTGCAAAGAAGGAGGTGAAGGAGGATTTTGGGGTTGCAGAATAATATTATAATTTCTTCTAATTCACTAATCTCTCCCATAAAATTCCTCTGTAGAATTCCTATAAAACTCTATAGATAAACCATCTCATTTCTAAGTGGATGATAATGAATGCTCTTCTGCTATTGGTCCATCCCTTAGAGGATAACTGGGTGGTGGCCAATAAGGAGCCAGTGGACAAGAACACGTACCGTGTGAAGGGGCTGCCAACAGGAGAGAAGCTCTTGTTCAGAGTGGTGGCTATGAATATCGCTGGACGCAGCCCCCCCTGCACCTTGAAACAGTCTGTCACCATCAGAGAGATCATGGGTCAGACTCACACGCTTGCatggacgcacgcacacacacacttctccatagacctctgacacacacagtaaacacacCCACTTCCATTACTTCTATGTTGAcattcctctctgtctccctccatgtctcagaGTACCCAAAGATCCGCCTGCCTCGCCAGCTAAGAACCAAGTTCATCAGGAAAGTGGGCGAGAAGATCAACTTGGTCATCCCCTTCCaggtctgagaacagccagcacCACACAGTAGTAACCTTCCCCGGGCTAGAGACAGGGCTGACTTCATGTTAGCTGGGTCTCAGTGTGTGAAAAGAAGAGCAAACATTGTCCTGTAATGCCAAAACTAAACAGTCAGAAAATGAGATATTCTTGCCAGTCAACACCTTTCTCTCTTTTGGGTGttcctcctccacttctcctgtaGCAGCGTCTCACTCTTTAATTCAGTAAATATTTTTCCCCCCAGGGGAAGCCTCGCCCCGTGGTCAACTGGTTGAAAGACGGTGAGCCCCTGGAGAATAAATCGGTGGGCATCCGCACCAGTGACTTTGACACCATCCTGTTCATCCGCTCGGCAGAAAGGGACCACTCTGGGAAGTACACCCTGTCTGTCCAGATAGACAACATGCAGGACAAGGCTGACATACACATCCAGGTCGTAGGTCAGTCACTGGCACCAACATCATtggggatctggtcaaaagtagtgcactatatagggaatagggttccatttgggatgcaagctaTATATAACTGTATGTCTCCGCTCACCCTTCAGTGACTATACCTAGTATGTTTTACTACTTATTACAGTCAAATATGGAGCCAGTATGATGCAATGACTTAAATCTAGGATGACACCCCAGAGTTTAATTTGATGATAATTCCTCATTTAATCCTCGGAGGGGATCTAAGACTCCAAAGGAGGGTGGGAATCATCAAAGAGGCTGAttagtctcttcctctcctcttctcaatcCTTCCCTCCTGCCCTGACTGCCACCGTACCGTCGctttgctccctccctcccctctttccccTCGTTCCTGCTCCTCTTAGCACCCGTGTGAGGGTCAGGGTGCTGTGTGGCTGGGTGGGGAGATTATGCGGTGGGGTTCCGTTGGGATTATTGGTGTGTAGACTGGGAGTAGGGTGGGATTAGGGGCCTTGGTCTCCTTTCCCCTGCTGGGAGGTGAGCTAATGAGAGGGCCAGCCTCTTCAGATCAGCCCCCACACACGTTTagtcacagcagcagcagcacggcAGAGACCAGGATTAATGACAAACATCCTGGAGTACTGACGTACATGAGACACACTCCACATGCTCCATTTtcgctgtctgtttgtctgttaaaagagatctctctctctctctgacacacagatGTACTTCCTCCTTCCTACtttttcctcctttcctctccctctctccctatctccctctcgctctcgctctccccccctccccacacacagacAAGCCAGGTCCTCCTATAAATGTGATGGTAACAGATGTGTGGGGCTTCAACGCTGCTCTGGAGTGGAAGCCCCCCAAAGACACAGGCAACACTGATATCACCGGCTACACCATCCAGAAGGCTGACAAGAAGACCCAGGTCTCCAActccctcctctgtctttcctcatctctctctatagCTCTCTCTTTCTATACTGTGTATCCACCTCACCTCTCCTTCTCtgccctcacttccctcatcCTCTGTTCTCAAACATCTGCCTCTATATATCcacatctcctctccttctttttcaACCTCTCTACTTCTCTGTAAACAtcttcctttttctctctctccctccctccctctccctctccctctccttctctctctggtcAGGGTTGGTTCACGGTGTATGAGCACAACCGCCGGCCCAGCTGCACAGTGTCTGACCTTGTCATGGGGAACGAGTACTCCTTCCGTGTGTTCAGTGAGAACATCTGTGGCCTGAGCGATGAGGTGGCCTTCAGCAAGAACACTGCCATCATAGGAAAAACAGGTAATACACTACAATGCTACACCATACTATAGCCCCTGTGCATGCTCACGCAAACACGCGCTCACAATCGCTGCGCAAATGTAGCCTGTCATTACAGCCATAAACAGTGATACACTTTCAAAATGCAAGATATAGAAATAAACTGTGTTTTACACCAGCATTTTGAGATGAAGGTCATTCATAGCTAATAGCAGccaatatcaactagggatatcatgtcacttctctggagtccagagcaagcagGATCATATGGCCTACCTGTATGTATCGGAGGTTGCAGGATCGGATGGAAACCATGGTTAGGGTAAGCACAAGCCTATAGTATGTCAATCtacaatctactatcccccatagtacaaaagttcacctattctattggtcaacttggCCTTCTGTGTGAGAAAGAAATATTCCAAActtagtctgggacagttgtgggatgcgatagatcccaaattaatacaaccactagcatcagaAAACgttttaaaagcaatgaggctgatgcaacagatcagaacgtttagtttaaaatgttgataaactattaggctatttcttcacattataagcgcagcaatgtgcacatgacagtaggctataagcgcaaatgttccaaaatgcaatcaattagcaggaaaacaccattctcaaaagtaaCCGCAAATgagattatgcatgtaatgctttattataaaggtgcatttttatggtgaaaattatcttctccaaacttgaaactcacgcgccccctatgtatgccagttagactCTACACTggttgtaaagtggattaatgtgcttaattttaataagttatttggccactttagttgtatgatacaaaccttatcaaaacatataagcctatgggctaggctacatgaggtgttaaTTTTTAAAAGTTGCATgcgtttcttgccttactgcacacaacctgggcatcattcacaagtatATATCACAAGTGAATATTAAAATTATCAATTAAATCGCCAGGTAGCCTATTGTTCTGGCAAATATGTGTTCGTAGCAGATTGCTAAACTTTATTTTATGTGGATGATTTAAACGTACTATGCTTTTGCCAGGCAAAACCAGAGACATTTTAACAAGTGCTTtctggtcactaatctggatATACACCCACCTTTGTGTGTCAAtgctgatgactggtcattggtcaacagtAAAGACGCGCAACTTTTTGGTTCTGAAGCATAGATAAGATGTTTTTGAGACAACAATTTGGTGCAATACCGTAGGCCTATGTTAGTAACCATTTTGAAATATAAAATTACAAATGGTATGTAGCTGATTTAAAatatgtgtgattttttttttttcacattcAGTTTCAAACTCGTGACCCCCCAAAACCTTCTCGCGACCCCCCGGGGTTTCGGGACCCCCAGTTTGAGAACCActgtactacactacactacaccatactaTACCAAATGTAGTATGTAGTTATAATAGGGTAACATGATataccatgtggtcctctgtagctcagttgataaagCTAAAGCATGccgcttgtaatgccaggatagtgggttcgattcctgggaccccccaaacgtaaaatgtatgcacggatgactgtaagtccctttggataaaagcacctgctaaatggcatttattattattattattattattattattattattattattattattattatatagcctGCTAAACACAGCCATCACAGTCCCCATCCATATCCACCCCCCTCCCTCAGATCTGGAGTACAACAAACCAGCCTTCAAAGAGAAGGACATGAGAGGCTCCCCCAAGTTTACAGCTCCCCTAGTGGACAGGTGTGTCGTTGCAGGCTACAGTACTGCCATCAGCTGTGCTGTCCGGGCCTACCCTAAGGTGAGGATGTGTGCGGGGGGGTGTTTAAGTGTGTTTGTAATTAGGTGTGTGTTGGGAGAGCGAGAACTAAAAGCTGTTTGAAGGTGCGTTTGTGTGTCACaagctatgtttccattaacttgtccagtgattttttttgacattttgaaagtttgcatagaaaatagatgcgaCAATTGCCTGCTAGGGTGCGTTTCCATTTAACTATCTTGTGTCGATAAAATGTTAGGTGTGACGTAATGATGTCACACCTAAAATACAAATGTAGTGGTTGAAatgtttccattacccatttaggcaaattTCACATTAATAAATTGGCAACAGCCTgaatgccctcccacctatctgtttcatgttTCAGGTAGCCCGCgactaatacagtgcattcggaacgtattcagaccccttcacttttttccacattttgttacattacagccttattctaaaattgattaaattgtttcttcccctcctcaatctacacacaataccccataatgacaaagcaaaaacaggtttttagacatttttaaacatttattaaaaataaaaaacggaaatatcacatttacagaagtattcagaccctttactcagtactttgttgaagcacctttggcagtgattacagcctcgaatcttctagggtatgacgctacaagcttggcacacctgtatttggggagtttctcccattcttctctgcagatcctttcaagctctgtcaggttgaatggggagcgtcgctgcacagctatattcaggtctctccaaagatgttcgatcgggttcaagtccgggatctggcttggccactcaaggacattgagagatttgtcccgaagccactcctgcgtagtcttggctgtgtgcttagggtcgttgtcctgttggaaggtgaaccttcgccccagtctgaggtcctgagtgctctggagcaggttttcatcaaggatctctctgtactttgctccgttcatctttccctcgatcctgacttgtctcccagtccctgccgctgaaaaacatccccacagcatgatgctgccaccaccatgcttcaccgtagggatggtgccaggtttcctccagacgtgacgcttggcattcaggccaaagagttcaatcttggtttcatcagaccagataatcttgtttctcatggtctgagagtcctttaggtgccttttggcaaaccccaagcgggcagtcatgtgtcttttactgaggagttgcttccttctggccactctaccataaaggcctgattggtggagtgctgcagagatggttgtccttctggaaggttctcccatctccacagaggaactctggagctctgtcagagtgaccatcgggttcttggtcacctccctgaccaagtcccttctcccccgattgctcagtttggccgggcggccagctctaggaagagtcttggtggttccaaacttcttccatttaagaatgatggaggccactgtgttcttggggaccttcaatgctgcagaaatgttttggtacccttccacagatctgtgcctcgacacaatcctgtctcggagctctacggacaattccatcgacctcatggcttggtttttgctctgacatgcactgtcaactgtgggaccttatatagacaggtgtgtgcctttacaaattatgtccaatcaattgaatttaccacaggtggactccaatcaagttgtagtgtggtgggtgatttgaaggagtcaggcgcaggagggtaaatcacagaatacagagtttattccggaatacagagttacgcaggatagcgtcaaacagtccagtgcgcaaaacaggcgcactggagcaaaacaggcacacagggaaaatataccccggcaatacaaaacaCACGAAGCTCAACCAACCTTCTCTCTCCTCACATGAatcaatcacccacaaggacaagggggcagagggaacacttatacacatactaatgaggggatatgaaccaggtgtgtgtaatagacaagacaaaacaaatggaatgatgagatgagatgtggctagaaggccggtgattacgaacgccgaagcctgcccgaacaaggagaagaagTCGTGacgtggaaacatctcaaggatgaccaatggaaacaggatgcacctgagctcattttcgagtctcatagcaaagagtctgaatacttatgtaaataaggtttttcagttttttctaaaaacctgttttcgctttgtcattatggggtattgtgtgtacattgatgaggattattatttttttaaatcaattttagaataaggctgtaacgtaacaaaatgtgtaagaagtaaaggggtctgaatactttccgaaggcactgtatttgccatattctaataattatcATATGCCAACGTATTGCCATGgtccgtgccatggtgaaacttgcactcctgtagatctgaaataattggatggtgaaacttgccagAAAAGCAAGGCTAAGCAATTCAGGAATTcctgaaagtcaggacaatccaTGTGTtgcaaataaacattatttttgtacactgaacaaaaatataaacacaactgagctgcagttcatataaggaaatcagtcaattgaaatgaattcattatgccctaatctatggatttcacatgactgggaatacagatatgcatcagataccttaaaaaaaaaaagtaggggcgtggttcagaaaaccaatcagtatctggtgtgaccaccatttacctcatgcagtgcgacacatctcattcacatagagttgatcaggctgttgattttggcctgtggaatgttgtcccactcctcttcaatggctgtgtgaagttgctggttTTTGGCGGGAagtggaacacgctgttgtacacgtcgatccagagcatcccaaacatgctcaatgggtgacatgtctggggagtatgcaggccatggaagaacttaaACATTTTCacacttccaggaattgtgtacagatccttgcgacatggggtcgtgcattatcatgctgaaacttgaggtgatggcggtggatgaatggcacgacaatgggcctcaggatctcatcccggtatctctttgcattcaaattgccatcgataaaatgcagttgtgtttgttgtccgtagcttatgcctgcccatacaataaccccaccgccaccatggggcactctgttcacaacgttgacatcagctcgcccacacgacaccatacacgctgtctgccatctgcccggtacagttgaaaccgggattcatccgtgaatagcactcgaaggtgagcatttgcccactgaactcggttacgacgccgaactgcaggcaggtcaagaccctggtgtggacgacgagcacgcagatgagcttccctaagacagtttctgacagtttgtgcagaaattcttcggttgtacaaacccacagtttcatcagctgttcgggtggctggtctcagactatcccgcaggggaagaagcctgatgtggatgtcctgggctggtctaaaacaactttggaggcagcttatggtagagaaattaacattccattttctgccaacagctctggtggacattcctgcagtcagcatgccacttgcacactccctcaaaacttgagacatctgtggcattgtgttgtgacaaaactgcacattttttagtgtccttttattgtcccaagcacaaggtccacctgtgtaatgatcatgctgtttaatcagcttcttgatataccacacctgtcagctggatggattatcttggcaaatgagaaatgctcactaacagggatgtaaacaaatctgtgcacTAAATATGagctaaataagctttttgtgcatatggaaaatttctgggatcttttatttcagatcatgaaacatgggaccaacactttacacgttgcatttatatttttgttcagtgtagttgaaaAAATGTATATTGTAAGCAGTATACATATaattaaatgtggagtggagctttataGTTACACTATGACATCATGTGCCCCGCGTTCCTTCAAAATGATTCGGCAATCATCATTTATTAAAAAAACACAGTATCCATCGTCATTTGTCGCAAtaaagaatgtttaaaaaaatgaaaaatccACCCGTCAAATGGATAGAACTGTTGTCgatctttagaaaatgtctcctatatctgccgtttccattacacaCGACATTGCTTTTGTCTAATAAACCGGGGTCAATGGAAAATTGCCTAATGAGTGGGTGATTATATTTCAAGGCCAAATGTTGCCCCAATTaaattccctccctcctctcttaaccccccctcttccccctctcttcacCTCAGGCTAAGATTGTGTGGATGAAGAATAAGATGATCATTGGGGAGGATCCTAAATTCTTGATGCAGAACAACCAGGGGGTGTTGACCCTGAACATCAGGAAGCCCGGCCAGTTTGACGGGGGCAAGTACTCCTGTAAGGCCATCAACGACCTGGGGGAGGACGAGGTGGAGTGCAGGCTGGAAGTCCGaggtactgacacacacacactgtcatgcATGCACAGATAgatgtgcacaaacacacacacacactacaactcCTATCATGCTCAGCCTGAGACATACTTTTATTGGCAGTCAATAGTTGTCTAACTAATCATCAGTTATCATCAGTTAAACCCATTATTACAAAGCTGGTCATGTATTCACGATCTATGACTTATGATTATCGCTTGTTGGGAACACTGATAGTATGTCGTTTTTCCTAACAAGATTAAATGTAGAGATTGTGCGTG
This genomic window contains:
- the LOC121568909 gene encoding myosin-binding protein C, fast-type-like isoform X23; its protein translation is MPEAKKPEAEPEEIAAKTDKAAAAPADKEGSEGGDELPDDETVPGGQSELTGLFVERPESTTVIKGKNVTFVAKVDSSDLLRKPNMKWLKGKWLDLGSKAGKHVQFKEAYDRNSKVYTYEMSIIKVVEGDAGGYRCEVTSKDKCDSCTFEVTVEAVQEEQPANILDAFKRSGIKGAKKGGDAGEDAGDLDFSALLKKREKKARDEPKEEVDVWEILKDAKPCDYEKIAFDYGITDLRGLLKRLKKMKKVEPKKSDAFLKKLEQCYSVDKGKRTQMHVELHDPNTQVKWLKNGVEIKPSAKYVFECVGNKRTLTINKCNLSDDAAYECVVGEEKSFTEVFVKEPPVTITKLLDDVHVVVGEKVEFECEVSEEGANVKWMKDGVELTKDGKYRIKKDGKKHTLVISEATIEDIGMYYVYTNGGESKGELEVEAKELEVLQSIADLSVKACEQAVFKCEVSDEKVVGKWFKDGVEVKPGNRIKMSHIGRIHKLTIDDVKPQDEGNYTFVPEGYALSLSAKLNFIEIKIDYVPRQDPPKIHLDTSSTGSKNTIVVVAGNKLRLDVEITGEPVPTVCWMKGDTVISEAEGRVRVETRTTLSSFVIEGAERPDEGRYSIIVTNPAGEDRAELTIKIVDVPNPPENVKCMGVGEDTATITWDPPKFDGGSPVKGYLMERKKQGSSRWTKLNFEVFESTTYEAKKMIEGVFYEMRVFAVNGIGISQPSGNSKPFMPIAPTSEPTRLTVEDVTDSTCALKWRPPERVGAGGVDGYIIEWCKEGEDNWVVANKEPVDKNTYRVKGLPTGEKLLFRVVAMNIAGRSPPCTLKQSVTIREIMEYPKIRLPRQLRTKFIRKVGEKINLVIPFQGKPRPVVNWLKDGEPLENKSVGIRTSDFDTILFIRSAERDHSGKYTLSVQIDNMQDKADIHIQVVDKPGPPINVMVTDVWGFNAALEWKPPKDTGNTDITGYTIQKADKKTQGWFTVYEHNRRPSCTVSDLVMGNEYSFRVFSENICGLSDEVAFSKNTAIIGKTDLEYNKPAFKEKDMRGSPKFTAPLVDRCVVAGYSTAISCAVRAYPKAKIVWMKNKMIIGEDPKFLMQNNQGVLTLNIRKPGQFDGGKYSCKAINDLGEDEVECRLEVRVLQEKKGDEEKK
- the LOC121568909 gene encoding myosin-binding protein C, fast-type-like isoform X24 codes for the protein MPEAKKPEAEPEEIAAKTDKAAAAPADKEAQPAPEELPDDETVPGGQSELTGLFVERPESTTVIKGKNVTFVAKVDSSDLLRKPNMKWLKGKWLDLGSKAGKHVQFKEAYDRNSKVYTYEMSIIKVVEGDAGGYRCEVTSKDKCDSCTFEVTVEAVQEEQPANILDAFKRSGIKGAKKGGDAGEDAGDLDFSALLKKREKKARDEPKEEVDVWEILKDAKPCDYEKIAFDYGITDLRGLLKRLKKMKKVEPKKSDAFLKKLEQCYSVDKGKRTQMHVELHDPNTQVKWLKNGVEIKPSAKYVFECVGNKRTLTINKCNLSDDAAYECVVGEEKSFTEVFVKEPPVTITKLLDDVHVVVGEKVEFECEVSEEGANVKWMKDGVELTKDGKYRIKKDGKKHTLVISEATIEDIGMYYVYTNGGESKGELEVEAKELEVLQSIADLSVKACEQAVFKCEVSDEKVVGKWFKDGVEVKPGNRIKMSHIGRIHKLTIDDVKPQDEGNYTFVPEGYALSLSAKLNFIEIKIDYVPRQDPPKIHLDTSSTGSKNTIVVVAGNKLRLDVEITGEPVPTVCWMKGDTVISEAEGRVRVETRTTLSSFVIEGAERPDEGRYSIIVTNPAGEDRAELTIKIVDVPNPPENVKCMGVGEDTATITWDPPKFDGGSPVKGYLMERKKQGSSRWTKLNFEVFESTTYEAKKMIEGVFYEMRVFAVNGIGISQPSGNSKPFMPIAPTSEPTRLTVEDVTDSTCALKWRPPERVGAGGVDGYIIEWCKEGEDNWVVANKEPVDKNTYRVKGLPTGEKLLFRVVAMNIAGRSPPCTLKQSVTIREIMEYPKIRLPRQLRTKFIRKVGEKINLVIPFQGKPRPVVNWLKDGEPLENKSVGIRTSDFDTILFIRSAERDHSGKYTLSVQIDNMQDKADIHIQVVDKPGPPINVMVTDVWGFNAALEWKPPKDTGNTDITGYTIQKADKKTQGWFTVYEHNRRPSCTVSDLVMGNEYSFRVFSENICGLSDEVAFSKNTAIIGKTDLEYNKPAFKEKDMRGSPKFTAPLVDRCVVAGYSTAISCAVRAYPKAKIVWMKNKMIIGEDPKFLMQNNQGVLTLNIRKPGQFDGGKYSCKAINDLGEDEVECRLEVRVLQEKKGDEEKK